A genome region from Gadus chalcogrammus isolate NIFS_2021 chromosome 5, NIFS_Gcha_1.0, whole genome shotgun sequence includes the following:
- the LOC130383102 gene encoding LOW QUALITY PROTEIN: brain-enriched guanylate kinase-associated protein (The sequence of the model RefSeq protein was modified relative to this genomic sequence to represent the inferred CDS: deleted 1 base in 1 codon), whose amino-acid sequence MKKIYIGKTALKSQRNGCKHQKRSSVHDHKEDLRKRLSFTTHKLEMVEMEFDSTRQYLETELRRAQEELDKFTDKLRRIQNSYATLQRINQDLEDKMHRTTQHHEEENRVLSREVLVLNNHLMEAKITLEKLRKDNDLYRKDCNLAAQLLQCSTSHHRAHKMSELPLEFQERIGSHFEELGRGGGAPAGMCQSPYSDSVPTSVIAKILEKPEPGSSCPATRSPSPQIPDGDFLSGTGSSDRLDRRLSYKTSDLYCSDTALYCPERWPDAERRQSVDLNGTRLFQLHAQTSADSNPDEEAFHSGSFSPEETPSPAFRPRDKFGTGSLPASSSYSSFSLASDDKGAVVGVEGGCGRAGSGTLSASHQVLYVDWRDGGGGGGEYEHVKGLSSRKKDSASFHKSQSIQHMAPPRSPRQGVSPAYTRTASCFSEPYHSSSPRLTSSHSMGSALALAHACGGGGGGGGRGGGADRAADVHVLEDELSSRWRQMSVDDVNAFSSSYHDLTGGRASPYSFSERHFAVGPSGKSQSGALYSSFREGDDVFHSLLLDQCFDEGSPSPGRGAASGSKRPLSEHRKQEKSSVLRTQESQDSECSLFLSSGSAKEKENGGRAGAAAVGKSRDYVNLSAHSSPESLRLSSLEASSLQHFPCPRPSSRPRPSSSSALSIGPKLPKKTSPRYQKFGSTGLMRKDSLTKAQLYGTLLN is encoded by the exons CTCTGTCCACGACCACAAGGAAGACCTGCGGAAGCGACTGTCCTTCACCACACACAAGTTAGAGATGGTGGAGATGGAGTTTGATTCCACCCGCCAGTACCTGGAGACGGAgctgcgccgggcgcaagaggaGCTGGACAAGTTCACCGATAAAttaaggag GATCCAGAACAGCTATGCAACTCTTCAGAGAATCAATCAAGATTTGGAGGACAAGATGCACAGGACG ACCCAGCACcacgaggaggagaacagggtgCTGAGTCGCGAGGTCCTCGTCCTGAACAACCACCTCATGGAGGCCAAGATCACTCTGGAGAAGCTCCGAAAGGACAAC GACTTGTACAGAAAGGACTGCAACCTGGCGGCTCAGCTGCTGCAGTGCTCCACGTCCCACCACAGAGCTCACAAGATGTCTGAG CTGCCCTTGGAATTCCAAGAACGCATCGGCTCCCACTTTGAGGAGCTGGGCCGTGGTGGGGGAGCGCCTGCCGGCATGTGTCAGTCTCCGTATTCCGACTCCGTCCCCACCTCGGTGATCGCGAAAATCCTGGAAAAGCCCGAACCGGGCAGCAGCTGCCCGGCGACTCGCTCCCCCAGCCCCCAAATTCCGGACGGCGACTTCCTGTCGGGAACGGGCAGCAGCGACCGACTAGACCGCCGCCTCTCGTACAAGACCTCGGACCTGTACTGCAGCGACACGGCCCTGTACTGCCCCGAGCGCTGGCCGGACGCCGAGAGACGCCAGAGCGTGGACCTCAACGGCACCCGGTTGTTCCAGCTCCACGCCCAGACCTCGGCCGACAGCAACCCCGACGAAGAGGCCTTCCACTCGGGCAGCTTCTCCCCGGAGGAGACCCCGTCCCCGGCCTTCCGTCCCCGCGACAAGTTCGGCACAGGCTCCCtgcccgcctccagctcctACTCCAGCTTCAGCCTCGCGTCGGACGACAAGGGAGCCGTCGTCGGGGTGGAAGGGGGCTGCGGGCGCGCGGGCAGCGGCACGCTGTCCGCCTCCCACCAGGTCCTCTACGTGGACTGGcgggacggcggcggcggcggcggggagtACGAGCACGTGAAGGGCCTGTCCTCCCGCAAGAAGGACTCTGCTAGCTTTCACAAGTCCCAGAGCATCCAGCACATGGCGCCGCCGAGGAGCCCGCGGCAGGGCGTCTCCCCGGCGTACACGCGGACGGCGTCCTGCTTCAGCGAGCCGTACCACTCCAGCAGCCCACGGCTGACCTCCTCCCACAGCATGGGGTCCGCCTTGGCGTTGGCTCAcgcctgcggcggcggcggcggcggcggaggtcgTGGAGGCGGGGCAGATCGCGCGGCCGACGTTCACGTCTTGGAGGACGAGCTGAGCAGCCGCTGGCGGCAGATGAGCGTGGACGACGTGAACGCCTTCTCGTCCTCCTATCACGACCTCACGGGGGGGCGCGCCTCCCCGTACAGCTTCTCCGAGCGCCACTTCGCCGTGGGCCCGTCCGGTAAGTCCCAAAGTGGGGCC CTCTACAGCAGCTTCCGGGAAGGGGACGACGTCTTCCACAGCCTCCTGCTGGACCAGTGCTTCGACGAGGGCTCCCCGTCGCCCGGCCGAGGCGCGGCCAGCGGGTCGAAGCGGCCGCTCTCGGAGCACCGCAAGCAGGAGAAGAGCTCCGTGCTGAGGACACAGGAGAGCCAGGACTCCGAGTGCAGTCTCTTCCTGAGCTCAGGGAGCGCCAAAGAGAAGGAGAACGGCGGGAGAGCGGGAGCGGCAGCCGTCGGCAAAAGCAGGGATTACGTCAACCTGAGTGCGCACAGCTCGCCCGAGTCCCTGCGTCTGAGCTCCCTGGAGGCGTCGAGCCTCCAACACTTCCCCTGCCCCAGGCCCAGCTCCCGGCCCCGGCCCAGCTCCAGCTCGGCCCTCAGCATCGGCCCCAAGCTCCCAAAGAAAACCTCTCCCAGGTACCAGAAGTTTGGTAGCACGGGACTGATGAGGAAGGACAGTCTCACCAAGGCACAGCTGTATGGTACATTACTGAATTAA